The proteins below are encoded in one region of Eulemur rufifrons isolate Redbay chromosome 2, OSU_ERuf_1, whole genome shotgun sequence:
- the PGPEP1 gene encoding pyroglutamyl-peptidase 1 isoform X5, with protein MATTVTLEKCGHNKGYKGLDNCRFCPGSQCCVEDGPESIDSIIDMDAVCKRLTTLGLDVSVTISQDAGRYLCDFTYYTSLYQSHGRSAFVHVPPLGKPYNAGQLGRALRAIIEEMLGVLEQSEGKISYCHQH; from the exons ATGGCAACCACAGTCACGCTGGAGAAATGTGGCCACAACAAGGGCTACAAGGGCCTGGACAACTGCCGCTTCTGCCCCGGCTCCCAGTGCTGCGTGGAAGATGGGCCTGAAAGCATTGACTCCATCATCGACATGGATGCTGTGTGCAAGAGACTCACCACGCTGGGCCTAGATGTGTCAGTGACCATCTCGCAGGATGCCGGCAG GTATCTCTGTGACTTCACCTACTACACCTCTCTGTACCAGAGCCACGGCCGCTCAGCCTTTGTGCATGTGCCCCCGCTGGGCAAACCCTACAACGCGGGCCAGCTGGGCCGGGCGCTCAGGGCCATCATTGAGGAGATGCTGGGTGTCCTGGAGCAGTCGGAAGGCAAAATCAGCTATTGCCACCAACACTGA